One window of the Delphinus delphis chromosome 20, mDelDel1.2, whole genome shotgun sequence genome contains the following:
- the CHMP1A gene encoding charged multivesicular body protein 1a isoform X1, whose amino-acid sequence MTLERAPCAREPEFTAKQLEKLAKKAEKDSKAEQAKVKKALQQKNVECARVYAENAIRKKNEGVNWLRMASRVDAVASKVQTAVTMKGVTKNMAQVTKALDRALSTMDLQKVSAVMDRFEQQVQNLDVHTSVMEDSMSSATTLTTPQEQVDSLIMQIAEENGLEVLDQLSQLPEGASAVGESSVRSQEDQLSRRLAALRN is encoded by the exons ATGACTTTGGAGAGAGCGCCCTGTGCCCGTGAGCCTGAG TTCACTGCAAAGCAGCTGGAGAAGCTGGCCAAGAAGGCGGAGAAGGACTCCAAGGCGGAGCAGGCCAAGGTGAAGAAG GCCCTTCAGCAGAAGAATGTGGAGTGTGCGCGGGTGTACGCCGAGAATGCCATTCGCAAGAAGAACGAAGGTGTGAACTGGCTCCGCATGGCGTCCCGCGTGGATGCCGTGGCCTCCAAGGTGCAGACGGCCGTGACCATGAAGGGG GTGACCAAGAACATGGCACAGGTGACCAAAGCCCTGGACCGGGCCCTCAGCACCATGGACCTGCAGAAGGTCTCTGCGGTGATGGACAGATTTGAGCAGCAGGTGCAGAACCTGGACGTGCACACGTCG GTGATGGAGGACTCCATGAGCTCGGCCACCACGCTGACCACACCACAGGAGCAGGTGGACAGCCTCATCATGCAAATCGCCGAGGAGAATGGCCTAGAGGTCCTGGACCAGCTCAGCCAGCTGCCCGAGGGCGCCTCTGCCGTGGGCGAGAGCTCCGTGCGCAGCCAGGAGGACCAGCTGTCTCGGAG GTTGGCCGCCCTGAGGAATTAG
- the CHMP1A gene encoding charged multivesicular body protein 1a isoform X2, whose product MDDTLFQLKFTAKQLEKLAKKAEKDSKAEQAKVKKALQQKNVECARVYAENAIRKKNEGVNWLRMASRVDAVASKVQTAVTMKGVTKNMAQVTKALDRALSTMDLQKVSAVMDRFEQQVQNLDVHTSVMEDSMSSATTLTTPQEQVDSLIMQIAEENGLEVLDQLSQLPEGASAVGESSVRSQEDQLSRRLAALRN is encoded by the exons ATGGACG ATACCCTGTTCCAGCTGAAG TTCACTGCAAAGCAGCTGGAGAAGCTGGCCAAGAAGGCGGAGAAGGACTCCAAGGCGGAGCAGGCCAAGGTGAAGAAG GCCCTTCAGCAGAAGAATGTGGAGTGTGCGCGGGTGTACGCCGAGAATGCCATTCGCAAGAAGAACGAAGGTGTGAACTGGCTCCGCATGGCGTCCCGCGTGGATGCCGTGGCCTCCAAGGTGCAGACGGCCGTGACCATGAAGGGG GTGACCAAGAACATGGCACAGGTGACCAAAGCCCTGGACCGGGCCCTCAGCACCATGGACCTGCAGAAGGTCTCTGCGGTGATGGACAGATTTGAGCAGCAGGTGCAGAACCTGGACGTGCACACGTCG GTGATGGAGGACTCCATGAGCTCGGCCACCACGCTGACCACACCACAGGAGCAGGTGGACAGCCTCATCATGCAAATCGCCGAGGAGAATGGCCTAGAGGTCCTGGACCAGCTCAGCCAGCTGCCCGAGGGCGCCTCTGCCGTGGGCGAGAGCTCCGTGCGCAGCCAGGAGGACCAGCTGTCTCGGAG GTTGGCCGCCCTGAGGAATTAG